Proteins from a genomic interval of Quercus lobata isolate SW786 chromosome 11, ValleyOak3.0 Primary Assembly, whole genome shotgun sequence:
- the LOC115967992 gene encoding TMV resistance protein N-like: MADLTDGGGSSSSSTNRWSYDVFLSFRGEDTRNGFTGHLYKALCDNDIYTFIDNDLWKGEEISEELHKTIERSMISVVVFSENYAKSRWCLDELVKIMQCKTNGQLVLLLFYKVYPSEVRNQRENFGAALTKFEEKFKNKVQSWRTALREVASLSGWHYDNRIPEFKFIQQLIETISDIKLNGTRSYVARCPVGVNSELSPNQGFYCDRLTPRIHEATVKKILMADLTDGGGSSSSSTHRRSYDVFLSFRGKDTRNGFTGHLYKALCDNGMYTFNDNVDLQRGEEISEELLKSIERSMISIVVFSENYAESSWCLEELVKIMQCRTNGQLVLPVFYKVDPSEVRNQRGNFGAALTKFEEKFENKVQSWRTALR, translated from the exons ATGGCTGACCTGACTGATGGAGGTggctcctcttcttcttccactAACCGATGGAGCTATGACGTCTTTTTGAGCTTTAGAGGTGAAGATACCCGCAACGGTTTTACAGGCCATTTATATAAGGCTTTGTGTGATAATGATATATACACCTTCATCGACAATGATCTTTGGAAGGGAGAAGAAATTTCAGAGGAACTTCACAAAACCATTGAAAGGTCAATGATTTCGGTCGTTGTGTTCTCTGAAAACTATGCGAAGTCCCGCTGGTGCTTGGATGAACTTGTCAAGATTATGCAGTGTAAGACAAATGGCCAATTGGTTCTACTGcttttttataaagtttatcCATCAGAAGTACGTAATCAAAGGGAAAATTTTGGGGCGGCGTTGactaaatttgaagaaaaattcaagaataaggTGCAAAGTTGGAGGACAGCTCTAAGAGAAGTTGCGAGTTTAAGTGGATGGCACTACGACAATCG TATTCCTGAATTTAAATTCATCCAACAACTTATTGAAACGATATCAGATATCAAATTAAATGGCACACGGTCATATGTTGCTAGATGCCCTGTTGGAGTAAATTCTGAGCTCTCACCAAACCAAGGCTTCTACTGCGATAGACTCACTCCTCGAATCCATGAAGCTACTGTCAAAAAG ATCTTAATGGCTGACCTGACCGATGGAGGAggctcctcttcttcttccactCACCGAAGGAGCTATGACGTTTTTTTGAGCTTTAGAGGTAAAGACACCCGCAACGGTTTTACAGGCCATTTATATAAGGCTTTGTGTGATAATGGCATGTACACCTTCAACGACAATGTTGATCTTCAGAGGGGAGAAGAAATTTCAGAGGAACTTCTCAAATCCATTGAAAGGTCAATGATTTCAATCGTTGTGTTCTCTGAAAACTATGCGGAGTCCTCATGGTGCTTGGAGGAACTCGTCAAGATTATGCAGTGTAGGACAAATGGCCAATTAGTTCTACCAGTTTTTTATAAAGTTGATCCATCAGAAGTACGTAATCAAAGGGGAAATTTTGGGGCGGCGTTGactaaatttgaagaaaaattcgaGAATAAGGTGCAAAGTTGGAGGACAGCTCTAAGATAA
- the LOC115966614 gene encoding uncharacterized protein LOC115966614 gives MHTAGGVILMWDIRVFERVDSVVGSFSISILLKGVSDGFEWICSGEYGPTDGSLRDAMWAELDLVTSQWAGAWCLFGDFNVFCYPAERFGYNSFSPVMFKFSDFIAKHSLINLPLVGDWEEHFLDVTQRTLPRGVLDHCPLLVEASGMSRGKSPFRFENMWLKVEGFVDKVCHWWNGYHFVGPPSYVLACKLKALKRDLKHWNKHVFGDVAFRKKSLLTELLDIDMREEMQVLTQEDKATRQANQIKGVEVDGILFEEESDEPEAWRATIDGLEFTCLDETERSMLEREFEKEEIIEALKEVEGDKALGPDGFTMAFYQKCWSVLEGDVLAFFKYFHSQCVFEKSLNATFLCLIPKKSNAVNIKDFHPISLVGSLYKLLAKVLAHRLRGVLDKLISDSQNSFVGGRQILD, from the exons ATGCATACAGCTGGGGGTGTCATTCTGATGTGGGATATAAGGGTTTTTGAGAGAGTAGATTCAGTGGTTGGaagtttttcaatttcaattttgttgaaGGGAGTGTCAGATGGCTTTGAATGGATTTGTTCAGGTGAGTATGGACCAACTGACGGAAGTCTTAGGGATGCAATGTGGGCAGAATTAGATTTAGTGACATCACAGTGGGCTGGGGCTTGGTGCTTGTTTGGTGATTTCAATGTTTTCTGTTACCCGGCTGAGAGATTTGGCTATAATTCTTTTAGTCCAGTTATGTTTAAATTCTCAGATTTCATTGCAAAACATTCGCTGATTAATTTGCCTTTGGTAGGAG ATTGGGAAGAGCATTTCTTAGATGTGACTCAAAGGACTCTCCCTAGGGGGGTGTTGGATCATTGTCCTTTGCTAGTGGAGGCAAGTGGTATGTCGAGGGGGAAGAGCCCttttagatttgaaaatatgtggttaaAGGTAGAGGGTTTTGTGGACAAGGTTTGTCATTGGTGGAATGGTTATCATTTCGTGGGACCTCCAAGTTACGTTCTAGCTTGTAAGTTGAAAGCCCTTAAAAGGGATTTGAAGCATTGGAACAAGCATGTTTTTGGAGATGTAGCTTTTAGAAAAAAGAGTCTATTGACTGAGCTCTTAGACATTGACATGAGAGAAGAGATGCAGGTGTTGACTCAAGAGGACAAGGCTACAAG GCAAGCCAATCAGATTAAGGGAGTGGAGGTGGATGGAATTCTCTTTGAGGAGGAGTCAGAT GAACCGGAAGCTTGGAGAGCTACTATTGATGGGTTAGAGTTCACTTGTCTAGACGAAACTGAGAGGTCTATGTtggagagagagtttgagaagGAGGAGATTATTGAGGCTCTTAAGGAGGTGGAAGGCGATAAGGCCCTTGGGCCAGATGGGTTTACTATGGCTTTCTATCAGAAATGTTGGAGTGTTTTAGAAGGGGATGTATTGGCtttcttcaaatattttcaCAGCCAGTGTGTTTTTGAGAAATCTCTTAATGCCACATTTCTATGTTTGATCCCCAAGAAGAGTAATGCAGTAAATATCAAAGACTTTCATCCTATTAGTCTTGTGGGCAGCCTTTATAAACTTTTGGCTAAGGTGTTGGCTCATAGGCTACGAGGGGTTTTGGATAAACTGATATCTGactctcaaaattcttttgtggGAGGGAGACAGATTCTTGATTAA